The following coding sequences lie in one Porphyromonas asaccharolytica DSM 20707 genomic window:
- a CDS encoding ABC transporter permease, with protein sequence MRLFDRDIWGEAFHSLRTNRKRSIATAFGIFWGILMLVILMSLSQGFSNGMRKQLGGISSNTTMLYCSTTSKPYKGYPTDRWWSLSVSDIDNLQKRFPEIETISPIQQGAWDTAVSYGTKSTTAPLYSAWTSYDQIVYSTLLAGRRLNESDEQQRRRNCTIGEEVSQKFFASHEEALGKVINIDGSYYTVVGVLKGKSKGMNINGSEEQKVRIPYTILSASLGQSNEVYHFLYSLHGDGKDSKAINDRIKAYIRSTHDIAPDDESAIGEFNISEIFTAQNSMLWGVNVFVWFIGIGTLLSGIIGISNIMLVSVKERTREIGIRRALGAQRKDIIRLILLESGMLSLLAGLLGLLLGVGIMSIVSQITASMENEMLVNPLIPFGTAIGALLFIVIGGVVGGLLPLKKALEIRSIEAIREE encoded by the coding sequence ATGAGACTATTTGATCGAGATATCTGGGGTGAAGCTTTTCACTCCTTACGAACGAATCGCAAGCGTTCCATCGCAACCGCCTTCGGCATCTTCTGGGGCATCTTGATGCTGGTCATCTTGATGAGCTTGAGCCAAGGTTTCTCCAACGGCATGCGCAAGCAGCTAGGTGGTATCTCAAGCAATACCACGATGCTTTACTGCTCCACAACCAGTAAACCGTACAAAGGTTACCCCACCGATCGCTGGTGGTCGCTCTCAGTGAGCGATATAGACAACCTCCAGAAGCGTTTCCCCGAGATAGAGACGATATCTCCTATCCAGCAAGGTGCATGGGATACCGCCGTCAGCTACGGCACCAAGAGTACGACAGCACCGCTCTACTCCGCCTGGACCTCTTATGACCAGATCGTCTACTCGACCCTCCTGGCGGGACGACGGCTCAACGAGAGCGACGAGCAGCAGCGACGTCGCAACTGTACCATCGGTGAGGAGGTGAGCCAGAAGTTCTTCGCTTCGCACGAGGAGGCATTGGGCAAGGTGATCAATATTGACGGCTCTTACTACACCGTCGTGGGAGTCCTCAAGGGCAAGTCTAAAGGGATGAATATCAATGGTTCTGAAGAGCAAAAGGTGCGTATCCCCTATACGATCCTTAGCGCATCACTCGGCCAAAGCAATGAGGTCTACCACTTCCTCTACTCGCTCCATGGCGATGGTAAGGATAGCAAAGCGATCAACGACCGCATCAAAGCCTACATCCGCTCTACCCACGACATAGCACCAGACGATGAGAGCGCCATAGGTGAGTTCAACATCTCAGAGATCTTCACCGCCCAAAACTCTATGCTGTGGGGTGTCAATGTCTTCGTCTGGTTCATCGGTATCGGCACGCTCCTCTCGGGCATCATCGGCATTAGCAATATCATGCTCGTCTCCGTCAAGGAGCGCACCCGTGAGATCGGCATACGTCGTGCACTCGGTGCCCAGCGCAAAGACATCATACGACTCATCCTCCTAGAGAGCGGCATGCTGAGCCTCCTCGCGGGGCTCCTAGGTCTTCTCCTCGGTGTGGGGATTATGTCTATCGTCTCGCAGATCACCGCCTCCATGGAAAACGAGATGCTGGTCAATCCGCTGATCCCCTTTGGCACAGCGATTGGCGCACTCCTCTTCATCGTCATCGGAGGCGTGGTGGGCGGTCTCTTGCCGCTCAAGAAAGCGCTCGAGATTCGCTCCATCGAAGCGATTCGTGAGGAGTAA
- a CDS encoding 2-amino-4-hydroxy-6-hydroxymethyldihydropteridine diphosphokinase produces the protein MKNKAIISIGSNEHRTANVKEVMEILTKHFPTIRFSTPQLTEPMDMPEDAKAFLNLIALFETDLDRETLEAKLKKLETKLGRDHDDDEEGIIPMDLDIIEWNDEVYKPQDMVRPYVVAGLEELDEL, from the coding sequence ATGAAAAACAAAGCGATCATCAGCATAGGCAGTAATGAGCATCGCACGGCCAACGTTAAGGAGGTTATGGAGATACTCACGAAGCACTTCCCCACGATACGCTTTTCGACGCCTCAGCTCACGGAGCCTATGGATATGCCCGAGGATGCTAAGGCTTTTCTCAATCTGATCGCGCTCTTTGAGACCGACCTAGATAGAGAGACTCTAGAGGCTAAGCTAAAGAAGCTAGAGACTAAGCTCGGACGTGACCACGATGACGACGAAGAGGGTATCATACCGATGGATCTAGACATCATCGAGTGGAACGATGAGGTCTACAAGCCACAAGATATGGTCCGCCCCTATGTCGTCGCAGGACTAGAAGAGCTAGATGAGTTGTAG
- the menD gene encoding 2-succinyl-5-enolpyruvyl-6-hydroxy-3-cyclohexene-1-carboxylic-acid synthase, with product MEDPVISELVALLQAHGVCDVVLCPGSRNAPLVHALSHQLAGATCHSIIDERSAGFYALGLALATHRAVVVCCTSGTAVANLHPAVAEAYYQGVPLIILSADRPERWIGQWAGQTLPQPGLFGSLVRKAVHLPEPHTEEERWYCNRLINEALLAALAPLPGPVQINVPISDPGVSLLPPTLAEHTPGSSDRRPIGMQPGRCIQQLYPCRIDAQAVEPLLQRLVTFERKMILVGQESWSAATSTRKTFPQSLREQFLCIGESLSNSPVSICSLDALLASLSEADRRALQPDLLITLGGHIVSNKMKQYLRTYPPRETWHLSPDSTVVDLFCSLTEQIIAPIGPFLDTLAHGLAGLASSPYARHWRERIDQLPSPTPRYSSLAVVGSLLSHLPEELCVLHLANSSSVRYAELFRKPRRLLTLCNRGTSGIDGSLSTALGFARQRAEERHFIVIGDLSFFYDLNALGLPEVGSNVRVLLLNNQRGSIFQSLPTLEMDRLAQRYITAEHQLQAQGWAESCGWEYLSVHEASELEETITYFVGPAERPRLLEAFVSSEDEIAELQTYFKQLQPREEL from the coding sequence ATGGAAGATCCTGTGATCAGCGAACTAGTCGCTCTGCTTCAGGCACACGGCGTGTGTGACGTGGTGCTCTGCCCAGGCAGTCGCAATGCGCCACTCGTGCATGCGCTCAGCCACCAGCTTGCGGGAGCCACCTGCCACTCGATCATCGATGAGCGGAGCGCAGGCTTCTACGCACTCGGCTTGGCTCTCGCCACGCATAGAGCGGTCGTGGTCTGCTGTACCTCTGGCACTGCCGTGGCAAACCTTCACCCAGCTGTCGCGGAGGCTTACTATCAGGGGGTGCCGCTGATTATCCTATCGGCCGATAGACCTGAGCGATGGATCGGACAGTGGGCTGGACAAACGCTGCCTCAGCCAGGACTCTTCGGCTCACTGGTGCGCAAAGCGGTGCACCTCCCAGAGCCTCACACCGAGGAGGAGCGGTGGTACTGCAACCGTCTGATCAACGAAGCACTCCTCGCTGCACTGGCTCCACTCCCTGGGCCCGTGCAGATCAATGTCCCGATCAGCGACCCGGGCGTCTCCTTGCTTCCGCCAACTCTAGCAGAGCACACCCCTGGGTCCAGTGATAGACGACCCATTGGGATGCAGCCAGGGCGTTGTATCCAGCAGCTTTATCCGTGTCGTATCGATGCGCAGGCGGTTGAGCCCTTGCTACAGCGACTCGTCACGTTCGAGCGCAAGATGATACTAGTAGGACAAGAGAGTTGGTCTGCTGCGACGAGCACCAGGAAGACTTTTCCACAAAGCTTGCGGGAGCAGTTCCTCTGTATCGGCGAGTCGCTATCGAATAGCCCCGTGTCGATCTGTTCGCTCGATGCGCTCCTAGCGTCACTCAGCGAAGCGGATCGACGAGCACTACAACCCGACCTGCTGATCACCCTCGGCGGACACATTGTCTCCAACAAGATGAAGCAGTACCTGCGCACCTACCCGCCACGGGAGACGTGGCACCTGTCGCCTGATTCCACGGTGGTAGACCTTTTCTGCAGTCTCACCGAGCAGATCATCGCACCTATCGGACCATTCCTTGATACACTGGCGCATGGCTTGGCGGGTCTCGCTAGCTCTCCCTATGCACGTCACTGGCGGGAGCGGATTGATCAACTCCCCTCTCCGACACCACGATACAGTTCTCTGGCAGTGGTGGGGAGCCTCCTAAGCCATCTACCCGAAGAGCTTTGCGTGCTACACCTGGCTAACAGTTCGTCGGTGCGCTATGCGGAGCTTTTTCGCAAGCCTCGTCGGCTCCTCACACTTTGCAACCGAGGGACCAGTGGCATAGATGGTTCGCTCTCGACCGCCTTAGGCTTCGCCCGCCAGAGAGCCGAGGAGCGGCACTTCATCGTCATTGGCGACTTGAGCTTCTTCTACGATCTCAATGCACTAGGACTGCCCGAGGTGGGGAGCAATGTGCGGGTGCTACTGCTCAACAACCAGAGAGGGAGCATCTTCCAGAGCCTGCCAACCTTAGAGATGGACCGCCTTGCGCAACGGTACATCACCGCCGAGCATCAGCTACAAGCGCAGGGCTGGGCGGAGAGCTGTGGCTGGGAGTACCTGTCGGTGCACGAGGCGAGCGAACTAGAAGAGACGATTACTTACTTCGTCGGACCCGCCGAGCGTCCGCGTCTCCTCGAGGCTTTTGTCTCCTCAGAGGATGAGATCGCCGAACTACAAACCTATTTCAAGCAATTACAACCAAGAGAAGAGTTATGA
- a CDS encoding isochorismate synthase produces MRSITSHKEQRGRSCNGDELTTLVEERMNGCSPFACFRLPGEGRTVREIGLDHPARVVATTAEKLREQEHLAGFLMAPFAVTAETPMLWIEEEQEARVLQLTECDEKALEGFPPVAPIPQALPDSYRTTFDRFMKHLEDGTAEKLVLAHRVELPSIATAQVVTAFDTALTHYPNAFVSLCYTPQAGLWLCATPEMLLRGDGTRWQTVALAGTMPRQRDGEPPLWSEKNRREHRYVQRFIGELLEREGIPYHALAVETTTTGALQHLQARFALQLPDGYAPITLAERLHPTPAICGTPQRVAQRLILEEEPAERSYYAGFLGWYEPERCVDLFVQIRCLQLLPEEALRLYAGGGIVRGSSLESEWQEVLHKLSAIYSLIK; encoded by the coding sequence GTGCGTAGCATAACATCTCATAAAGAGCAAAGAGGTCGTAGCTGTAATGGCGACGAACTGACCACACTGGTGGAGGAGCGCATGAATGGCTGCTCCCCTTTTGCCTGCTTTCGCCTACCTGGCGAGGGACGTACGGTGCGTGAGATTGGGCTCGATCACCCAGCTCGGGTCGTGGCGACTACAGCTGAGAAGCTAAGGGAACAGGAACATCTAGCAGGTTTCTTGATGGCCCCCTTTGCGGTGACGGCTGAGACGCCAATGCTATGGATCGAAGAGGAACAAGAGGCGAGGGTGCTGCAACTCACAGAGTGCGACGAAAAGGCACTCGAAGGCTTCCCGCCTGTAGCTCCGATACCGCAAGCGTTGCCCGACAGTTATCGCACCACCTTCGATCGCTTTATGAAGCATCTAGAGGATGGGACGGCGGAGAAGCTGGTCTTGGCGCATCGTGTCGAGCTGCCCAGCATCGCTACGGCACAAGTGGTTACAGCCTTTGACACAGCCTTGACGCACTATCCGAATGCCTTCGTGTCGCTCTGCTACACGCCTCAAGCGGGACTGTGGCTCTGTGCCACACCAGAGATGCTCCTCAGAGGTGATGGCACGCGCTGGCAGACGGTGGCACTGGCTGGGACGATGCCTCGGCAACGAGATGGCGAGCCGCCCCTCTGGAGTGAGAAGAATAGGCGGGAGCATCGCTACGTGCAGCGCTTCATCGGAGAGCTACTAGAGCGGGAGGGGATCCCCTACCATGCGCTTGCGGTCGAGACGACAACGACAGGTGCGTTGCAACATCTGCAGGCGCGCTTCGCTTTGCAGCTCCCCGACGGCTATGCGCCGATCACCCTAGCGGAGCGCCTGCACCCCACACCAGCGATCTGTGGCACACCCCAACGGGTAGCGCAGCGTCTGATCCTTGAGGAGGAGCCTGCCGAGCGCTCTTACTACGCAGGCTTTCTAGGGTGGTATGAGCCTGAGCGGTGCGTCGATCTCTTTGTCCAAATACGCTGTCTGCAGTTGCTCCCCGAGGAGGCACTACGACTCTATGCGGGGGGCGGCATCGTGCGTGGATCAAGTCTAGAGAGCGAGTGGCAAGAGGTGCTGCACAAGCTCTCGGCAATATACAGTCTTATAAAGTAA
- a CDS encoding RelA/SpoT family protein: MPTHHRDDQELMRYLLRTADQLGVASYVAPYRELLERLIREGQYGANAGEDDRETFMEQAEMAQLLCDEIGLGVVSISAVLLEPPYIRGSVTAQEVEELCPPGTLPLIERLAQTHELYHRYDLRQANQGEEFLLTIAEDIRVVLILLVECLNKLVYAKERMDESRRVLLAQVAQVLFVPTAHRLGLYKIKSQMEDLIFKYTDPKHYYEIKELMGQTIVARQEYMEAFVAPIQAKLEELPLRWPYTIKSRSKTFTSIMNKMRNKGVSFEEIHDLSAMRIIIDAPPEEEYEACWLVYSIVTDLYTPNTKRLRDWISQPKANGYESLQITVQGPEGKSVEIQIRTTRMDRIAESGMAAHWRYKGVSGEASLDSQLTSMRQVIEDLAGDKEKASTLASLRVESRDIFVFTPAGQMIRLPKGATVLDFAFAIHSNVGLMAQSAQVNGKRAKLRDKLKNGDVINITTAKNQRPSVDWLQSVTTRKAKNKIRQAIRDQQESGLQAGKELLERRFKNRHLVYQESIFTTLLRKMGYKGNMDFFIDLSEERINVPNFLDQYAELCADAEARAAESRRVAPTPTAIKSTEAPDGREIVVSTADFKGLEYTLASCCNPKMGDEIFAYPSKSGLKIHTRNCPNAIDILGRHGDRVLPARWRGMESSTVVATLYVTALHDAVAIGRVISTLHQADECVLLNEEQQLDGGLWHGTFTFREGERQALFALQAQLQSIKGVQQVRLEQ, encoded by the coding sequence ATGCCGACCCATCACAGAGATGATCAAGAGCTCATGCGCTACCTCCTCCGGACAGCAGATCAGCTGGGGGTGGCGAGCTATGTGGCACCTTATCGGGAGCTACTCGAGCGACTCATACGTGAGGGGCAGTATGGAGCTAATGCCGGGGAGGACGATCGGGAGACCTTTATGGAGCAAGCTGAGATGGCTCAGCTGCTCTGCGACGAGATAGGGCTGGGTGTCGTCTCAATCTCGGCTGTCCTATTAGAGCCCCCATACATCCGCGGATCTGTCACGGCGCAAGAGGTCGAGGAGCTTTGCCCGCCTGGCACGCTTCCCCTCATAGAGCGTCTGGCGCAGACACATGAATTGTATCACCGCTACGACCTACGTCAGGCGAATCAGGGAGAGGAGTTTCTCCTGACCATCGCCGAGGATATACGTGTCGTCTTGATACTCCTCGTGGAGTGCCTCAATAAGTTGGTCTACGCCAAGGAGCGCATGGACGAGAGTCGCAGGGTGCTACTAGCTCAGGTGGCGCAGGTACTCTTCGTGCCGACAGCTCATCGTCTAGGGCTTTACAAGATCAAGAGCCAGATGGAGGACTTGATCTTTAAGTACACCGACCCTAAGCATTACTACGAAATCAAAGAGCTGATGGGGCAGACCATCGTGGCGCGCCAAGAGTATATGGAGGCGTTTGTGGCTCCCATTCAGGCCAAACTTGAAGAGCTCCCCCTTCGCTGGCCCTACACAATCAAGTCGAGGAGCAAAACATTTACCTCCATCATGAACAAGATGCGCAACAAAGGGGTCTCCTTTGAGGAGATCCACGATCTCTCCGCCATGCGCATCATCATCGACGCCCCGCCCGAGGAGGAGTATGAGGCGTGCTGGCTCGTCTACTCGATCGTGACGGATCTATACACACCCAATACGAAGCGCCTCCGCGACTGGATCTCGCAGCCCAAGGCAAACGGCTATGAGTCGCTACAGATCACCGTACAGGGGCCTGAAGGCAAGAGCGTAGAGATACAGATCCGCACCACCCGTATGGATCGCATCGCTGAGAGCGGTATGGCTGCACACTGGCGCTACAAGGGCGTCTCAGGAGAGGCTAGTCTCGACTCGCAGCTCACCAGTATGCGGCAGGTGATCGAAGACTTGGCGGGAGATAAGGAGAAGGCAAGTACACTGGCCTCACTCAGAGTCGAGTCGAGAGATATCTTTGTCTTTACCCCAGCGGGGCAGATGATACGTCTGCCAAAGGGGGCTACGGTCCTAGACTTTGCCTTTGCGATACACTCTAATGTGGGGCTGATGGCGCAGAGCGCACAGGTCAATGGCAAGCGCGCTAAGCTGAGAGACAAGCTGAAGAATGGCGATGTCATCAACATCACCACGGCAAAAAACCAGCGTCCCTCCGTAGACTGGCTCCAGTCGGTCACCACCCGCAAGGCTAAGAACAAGATACGCCAAGCGATACGTGACCAGCAGGAGAGCGGACTGCAAGCGGGCAAGGAGCTGCTCGAGAGACGCTTTAAGAATAGACATCTCGTCTACCAAGAGTCTATCTTCACCACCCTCTTACGCAAGATGGGGTACAAGGGGAATATGGACTTCTTCATAGACCTCTCCGAGGAGCGGATCAATGTGCCGAACTTCCTCGATCAGTATGCGGAGCTTTGTGCCGATGCGGAGGCACGTGCTGCCGAGAGCAGACGGGTGGCTCCGACACCAACGGCGATCAAGTCGACAGAGGCTCCCGACGGACGGGAGATTGTGGTCTCCACAGCAGACTTCAAGGGGCTGGAGTACACACTGGCTAGCTGCTGCAACCCTAAGATGGGCGACGAGATCTTTGCCTACCCCTCCAAGTCGGGACTTAAGATACACACCCGCAACTGCCCCAACGCCATCGACATTTTAGGTCGTCACGGAGATCGTGTCCTACCAGCGCGTTGGCGCGGTATGGAGAGTTCTACGGTGGTGGCGACGCTCTATGTGACGGCTCTCCATGACGCTGTCGCGATAGGACGTGTTATCTCTACGCTGCATCAGGCGGACGAGTGTGTCCTACTCAACGAGGAGCAGCAGCTCGACGGAGGGCTCTGGCACGGCACCTTTACCTTTAGAGAGGGGGAGCGACAAGCACTCTTTGCCCTACAAGCGCAACTACAAAGTATCAAAGGGGTGCAGCAAGTGCGCCTCGAGCAGTAG
- a CDS encoding ABC transporter ATP-binding protein, with product MNAKPVISLRNLHKTYQGAQPLHVLKGINLDIFPGEMVAIMGASGSGKSTLLNILGLLDSYDEGSYHLGEELLSNSLSENRAAEIRSRQIGFVFQSFNLIPFKNALDNIALPLFYQGVGRKERTKRAAELLARMGLADWAEHLPSEMSGGQKQRIAIARALITTPSVILADEPTGALDSKTTIEVMELLREINRESHLTMIIVTHEPGVAEMCDRTIHIKDGLIEGGGLTSSLPEEVFE from the coding sequence ATGAATGCTAAACCAGTCATATCGCTACGCAATCTGCACAAGACCTACCAGGGCGCGCAGCCGCTACATGTCCTCAAGGGGATCAACCTCGACATCTTCCCAGGCGAGATGGTCGCTATCATGGGAGCTTCGGGCTCGGGCAAGAGTACGCTCCTCAACATCCTCGGGCTCCTCGATAGCTACGACGAGGGGAGCTACCATCTAGGAGAGGAGCTACTGAGCAATAGCCTCTCGGAGAACCGCGCCGCCGAGATCCGTTCTAGACAAATAGGATTCGTCTTCCAGTCGTTTAACCTTATCCCCTTCAAGAATGCGCTGGACAACATTGCCCTGCCACTCTTTTACCAAGGAGTAGGTCGCAAGGAGCGCACCAAGCGTGCTGCCGAGTTGCTCGCCCGTATGGGGCTAGCCGACTGGGCGGAGCACCTGCCGAGCGAGATGTCGGGAGGACAGAAGCAGCGCATAGCAATCGCACGAGCCCTCATCACCACGCCCTCAGTCATCCTAGCCGATGAGCCGACGGGAGCTTTGGATAGCAAGACCACCATCGAGGTGATGGAGCTACTGCGAGAGATCAATCGCGAGTCGCACCTGACGATGATTATCGTGACGCACGAGCCTGGCGTAGCCGAGATGTGTGACCGCACGATACATATCAAGGATGGGCTGATCGAGGGGGGCGGTCTGACGAGCAGTCTGCCCGAGGAGGTGTTTGAGTAA
- a CDS encoding ABC transporter permease: MRIGHEYFSEIIDNLKRNRLRTFLTGFAVAWGIIFLVILLSIGVGLNRGISKSANAGDTEPNYGIYFGVWMTNLPYQGYPAGRWLFLAESQFAQLQEMVPAIEDITPRFRSWNKITYASQVTEGSVKGIGANYFGHFETRVKMLAGRSINGNDVYNREKTLLISSSDALKLFGTDQYGEALGKIVSVDNVSFTVVGVYEAQQNQSASYMPSSTFTMIDSNDQRIDGGYIYAPTIRSKKDFEAFDKELLKALSSILSFSPDDDQAMYSYSNYVNNEQYNKVVNYFYLFLWIVGLSTLLIGIVGVSNIMLVTVRERYKEIGIRKALGAKPRDILAMIMVESLLITAVAGAIGLVIAVGLVALGDYLVTAYHIGEFSIMGETIHLFDTPVLSPQMALGILVVMIIAGIVAGYTPARRAIRISAIEAMRD, encoded by the coding sequence ATGCGTATAGGACACGAATACTTCTCCGAGATCATAGACAATCTCAAGCGCAACCGCCTGCGCACCTTCCTGACAGGCTTTGCCGTAGCGTGGGGAATCATCTTTCTAGTCATCCTCCTTAGCATCGGCGTGGGGCTTAATCGTGGTATCTCTAAGAGTGCCAACGCGGGCGACACGGAGCCAAACTACGGCATATACTTTGGCGTCTGGATGACCAACCTCCCTTACCAGGGTTACCCAGCCGGTCGGTGGCTGTTCCTCGCTGAGTCGCAGTTCGCACAGTTGCAGGAGATGGTGCCGGCTATTGAGGACATCACACCCAGATTCAGATCTTGGAATAAGATAACCTACGCATCACAGGTGACCGAGGGGTCGGTAAAGGGTATCGGTGCCAACTATTTCGGACACTTCGAGACTCGTGTCAAGATGCTGGCGGGACGTAGCATCAATGGCAACGACGTATATAATAGGGAGAAGACACTCCTCATTAGCTCCTCCGATGCGCTCAAGCTCTTTGGCACAGATCAGTACGGTGAGGCACTAGGCAAGATTGTCTCCGTCGACAATGTCTCCTTTACCGTGGTGGGTGTCTACGAAGCTCAGCAAAACCAATCGGCATCCTATATGCCGAGCAGCACCTTTACCATGATTGATTCCAATGATCAGCGTATCGATGGTGGCTATATCTATGCGCCTACGATACGGAGCAAGAAGGATTTCGAGGCTTTCGACAAAGAGCTCCTCAAAGCACTCAGCTCGATACTCTCCTTCTCGCCCGATGATGATCAGGCGATGTACTCCTACTCAAACTATGTCAACAACGAGCAGTATAATAAGGTAGTCAACTACTTCTACCTCTTCCTCTGGATCGTCGGGCTGAGCACGCTCCTCATCGGAATCGTTGGCGTGAGCAACATCATGCTGGTCACGGTGCGGGAGCGATACAAAGAGATCGGCATACGCAAGGCTCTGGGCGCTAAGCCCCGTGACATCCTAGCGATGATTATGGTCGAGAGCCTCCTCATCACGGCGGTGGCGGGTGCTATCGGTCTGGTCATTGCCGTGGGGCTCGTCGCTCTAGGCGACTACCTCGTGACCGCTTACCACATTGGCGAGTTCTCCATTATGGGCGAGACGATCCACCTCTTTGACACGCCAGTCCTCTCGCCACAGATGGCGCTGGGCATCCTCGTTGTGATGATCATTGCGGGGATCGTGGCGGGCTACACGCCAGCTCGTAGAGCGATACGTATTTCGGCTATTGAAGCGATGAGAGATTAG
- a CDS encoding chorismate mutase: MDDSSAHSTLEEPPASQMLVAGPCSAESREQLLEVAQGLKAQGVTHFRAALWKPRTRPGSFEGVGVEGLAWLQEVQTSTGLKVGTEVCLPEQVEAVRTAGVDFVWIGARTVSNPFMVEAIAEQLEGATQTVLVKNPISPDAPLWMGALERIKSRGVAQVMAILRGCTPVYTKQLRNSPHWEMIAQLRTLYQKRYGTGEHLPILLDPSHIAGRADLLEAVCRTGLLYPIDGFMIECHCDPEHAWTDARQQITPEQLHQLLESLQHPSDDHEAMLRPMRYQLRDLDAALVELLAERYKLTQTIGRYKTANHLGLYQAEQRAAVEAHYIELATQYGLDPHWAAQLYNLIHDYSLRGQEAVDPEEDNNF, translated from the coding sequence ATGGATGATTCGTCCGCCCATAGTACCCTTGAGGAGCCTCCAGCGAGTCAGATGCTGGTAGCGGGTCCCTGCAGTGCAGAGAGCCGCGAGCAACTGCTTGAGGTCGCTCAAGGACTAAAGGCGCAAGGTGTCACACATTTTCGGGCTGCCTTGTGGAAGCCTCGTACCCGTCCGGGATCCTTCGAGGGTGTCGGAGTGGAGGGACTTGCTTGGCTCCAAGAGGTGCAGACCTCTACGGGTCTCAAGGTGGGCACCGAGGTCTGCCTGCCTGAGCAGGTCGAGGCAGTGCGCACTGCAGGCGTTGACTTCGTATGGATCGGTGCTCGCACAGTGAGCAATCCCTTTATGGTAGAGGCGATCGCCGAGCAACTAGAGGGAGCAACACAGACCGTCCTGGTCAAGAATCCGATCAGTCCCGATGCCCCCCTATGGATGGGTGCCTTAGAGCGTATCAAGAGTCGAGGCGTCGCCCAGGTGATGGCTATCCTGAGAGGCTGTACACCAGTTTACACCAAGCAGCTACGCAATAGTCCGCATTGGGAGATGATCGCCCAGCTGCGCACGCTCTACCAAAAGCGTTATGGCACGGGGGAACACCTACCCATCTTACTTGATCCGAGTCACATCGCAGGACGAGCAGACCTCCTAGAGGCGGTCTGCCGCACAGGACTACTCTACCCTATCGATGGCTTTATGATCGAGTGTCACTGCGACCCCGAGCACGCTTGGACAGATGCTCGTCAGCAGATCACGCCTGAGCAGCTACACCAGTTGCTCGAGTCGCTACAGCACCCCAGCGATGACCACGAGGCGATGCTTCGCCCGATGCGCTATCAACTGCGAGATCTAGACGCCGCACTCGTAGAGCTATTAGCGGAGCGCTACAAGCTCACGCAAACCATAGGACGCTATAAGACGGCCAACCATCTAGGCCTCTATCAAGCTGAGCAACGAGCAGCTGTAGAGGCTCACTATATAGAGCTAGCGACTCAGTATGGACTAGATCCGCACTGGGCGGCGCAGCTATACAACCTGATCCACGACTACTCCCTACGAGGACAAGAAGCTGTGGACCCTGAAGAAGACAATAACTTTTAG
- the menB gene encoding 1,4-dihydroxy-2-naphthoyl-CoA synthase: MSEKNQRAWKPLKAYEDILFDYYNGIARITINRERYRNAFTPTTTAEMSDALRICREDQSINVVVLTGAGDKAFCSGGDQNVKGRGGYIGKDGVPRLSVLDVQKQIRSIPKPVIAAVNGYAIGGGHVLHVVCDLSIASENAIFGQTGPRVGSFDAGFGSSYLARVVGQKKAREIWFLCRQYSAQEALDMGLVNKVVPLDQLEDEYVQWAEEMMLLSPLALRMIKAGLNAELDGQAGIQELAGDATLLYYLTDEAQEGKNAFLEKRKPNFEQYPKFP; this comes from the coding sequence ATGAGTGAAAAGAACCAAAGGGCATGGAAGCCCCTCAAAGCGTACGAAGATATCCTCTTCGACTACTACAACGGCATTGCTCGCATCACGATCAATCGTGAGCGTTACCGCAACGCTTTTACACCGACCACAACGGCCGAGATGAGCGACGCTCTGCGCATCTGCCGTGAGGATCAGAGTATCAACGTGGTGGTCCTGACAGGTGCTGGCGACAAGGCGTTTTGCTCCGGTGGAGATCAAAACGTCAAGGGGCGGGGTGGCTACATTGGCAAGGACGGGGTGCCTCGCCTGAGCGTCCTCGACGTGCAGAAGCAGATCCGCAGTATCCCCAAGCCGGTCATCGCTGCGGTCAATGGTTACGCCATCGGTGGCGGACATGTCCTTCACGTGGTGTGCGACCTCTCGATCGCTTCGGAGAATGCTATCTTCGGTCAGACGGGGCCTCGTGTAGGCAGCTTCGATGCAGGCTTCGGCTCTTCCTACCTCGCTCGTGTCGTAGGACAAAAGAAAGCGCGTGAGATATGGTTCCTCTGCCGCCAATACTCCGCTCAGGAGGCTCTCGACATGGGGCTGGTCAACAAAGTGGTGCCTCTCGACCAACTAGAAGATGAGTACGTGCAGTGGGCCGAGGAGATGATGCTGCTGAGTCCGCTGGCACTCCGTATGATCAAGGCAGGACTCAATGCCGAGCTGGATGGTCAGGCAGGTATCCAAGAGCTAGCGGGCGATGCGACGCTGCTCTACTACCTCACGGACGAAGCACAGGAGGGCAAGAACGCTTTCCTCGAGAAGCGCAAGCCCAACTTCGAGCAGTACCCTAAGTTCCCCTAG